The sequence CACTTGCCAGCGGTTAAAACCATTAGTTTCATGTTTGAGCAAAAATGCCAAATCTGCATCTTGATAATCATAATTGAGCTGTACTGGCGCACTAAAATCACGTAGCAAAGATACAACAGGCTCACGCGCTACATGTTCGAAGGTAAAGGTTTGCGTGGCTTGATCGAGTAGCAGCATACGCTCAGCCACAATGTCACCAGTGTCTTTATCAAATAGCGCAGTCGCTACCGGAATAGGCAAAGGTTTTGGCGCAGCAAAGCCACTGACATGACGGGTTTGCTGACTTAACGTAATCATCAGTGTCTGCGCTGCATGGTCATAATATTGATGACCAGAAACCATTGGTGTGCCCGGCTGACGATACCAGTCGATGAAGCTTTCAATCTTGCTATCCGTGATGCTAAGCGCTGACAAAAAGTCCTCAACCGTCACCGCTTGCCCATCATAACGACGGAAATACTCATCCGTGCCTTTACGAAAATTCTCGGCTCCTAACGTATTGGCAATCATGCGTACGATTTCAGCGCCTTTCTCATAAACAGTCGTCGTATAAAAATTATTAATCTCGACAAAACTCTCAGGGCGTACCGGGTGTGCCAATGGTCCTGCATCCTCCGCAAACTGATGAGCACGCAAGGTCGCCACATCGTCGATACGCTGTACGGCACTCGACTGCTGATCCGCTGAGAATGATTGATCGCGGTAAACGGTAAAGCCTTCTTTTAAGCACAATTGAAACCAATCACGGCAAGTGATGCGATTGCCTGTCCAGTTATGAAAATACTCATGGGCAATGATGGCTTTCACACTAAAGCTACGCGCATCCGTTGTCGTCTCAGGACTGGATAACACACAAGCGGTGTTAAAAATATTTAGACCCTTGTTTTCCATTGCGCCCATATTAAATTGACTCACGGCAACAATCATATAACGGTCTAAATCATACGCACGACCATAATTGACCTCATCCCATTTCATCGAATCTTTCAACGCTTGCATACCGACATCACATTTATCGATGTCAGCAGACTTTGCGTATATTTCCAGCAACACCTCACGACCTTCGTTGGTGGTATAATAATCCGTTAATACGTCTAAATCAGCGACAACGCAGGCAAATAGATAGCTTGGTTTATTGGTTGGATCATGCCATATCGCATAATGACGGTCTGGGGCATCTGCCACCTCACCCGCTTCAACCAAGTTACCATTGGCCAATAGTGTTGGATAACGCTTATCCGCCTCAAGACGCGTGGTAAATATCGCCAATACATCGGGGCGGTCTGGATAAAAGGTAATCTTGCGAAAACCTTCCGGCTCACACTGGGTGACAAACATCGTCTCATCACCACTTCCCGCCATATAGAACCCTTCAAGTGCGGTATTGGTCTGCGGACAGATGCGTACTTGAATCTCTAAAACAAGCTCATCAGGTGCATTAGCAATCGTCAACGTGCCTGCTTGTTGTTGATAATCCTCAGCCGTCAATGGCTTATCATTCATCGTAATGGCGATCAGCTCCAACTCCTCACCAAACAATACGAGATCTCCTGCTGTTTGACGTACCATCTTCAGTGTGCTGTCTAACTGTGCATGATTTTCAAACAGTTTAATATCTAAATCAACCGTTTCCACATCAAAGCTAGGTTTCTGGTAATCTTTTAAATTAATTTTACTTGGTGTATGCGGTGGCACATCTGGCATATCAGGATTAATGATTTGAGCATCAGTTTCAGCAATAGACATGGGTATTCCTATTATTATTTATGGCAAAAAATATATATGGTAAAAAGCGTGATAATTTAGGTTAAGGCAGGTCGTCAATTAGCATAATCTTATGACCATCAACATGATAATGGTATCTTGCTACATTGACCTAAACTGCCAAATTTCAAGAGCAGGTCCCAATTTTATTATGTCCATCGTCCATGACACTTATCAAAATGCGATGGCAATGAGAGAGTCGATATATCAAAAGAATGAGAGAGTCGACATATTAAAAGAGCAGCATAATCAGCATCAATCACCCATTGGATAATCGCGATTAAAATGATTTAATAGGGTCACTGATGACCAACACTCGATAAACGGCCTATTATATGATAAAGCAAACTGCCAGTCGCTCAGACATTACGTTACCATTATTGATAGATTACGTTGAAGCTCTTTTGCCCTCACTAACCATACAAG is a genomic window of Psychrobacter cibarius containing:
- the pepN gene encoding aminopeptidase N — encoded protein: MPDVPPHTPSKINLKDYQKPSFDVETVDLDIKLFENHAQLDSTLKMVRQTAGDLVLFGEELELIAITMNDKPLTAEDYQQQAGTLTIANAPDELVLEIQVRICPQTNTALEGFYMAGSGDETMFVTQCEPEGFRKITFYPDRPDVLAIFTTRLEADKRYPTLLANGNLVEAGEVADAPDRHYAIWHDPTNKPSYLFACVVADLDVLTDYYTTNEGREVLLEIYAKSADIDKCDVGMQALKDSMKWDEVNYGRAYDLDRYMIVAVSQFNMGAMENKGLNIFNTACVLSSPETTTDARSFSVKAIIAHEYFHNWTGNRITCRDWFQLCLKEGFTVYRDQSFSADQQSSAVQRIDDVATLRAHQFAEDAGPLAHPVRPESFVEINNFYTTTVYEKGAEIVRMIANTLGAENFRKGTDEYFRRYDGQAVTVEDFLSALSITDSKIESFIDWYRQPGTPMVSGHQYYDHAAQTLMITLSQQTRHVSGFAAPKPLPIPVATALFDKDTGDIVAERMLLLDQATQTFTFEHVAREPVVSLLRDFSAPVQLNYDYQDADLAFLLKHETNGFNRWQVTQMLVNRILLQGQGEKSSPDIYLQALAQTLPVLAAEDAMLAARLLDIPSAQELASAIHKNYDPALVKAQRDDLYQQLAEALKDQWSELYEQLPMQSYEDNAEARGIRALRNVVLDMALTANVDGADEWAQQQYDDASCMTERFGALKAMVNHQLLNADEYLADFYNRFQNNDLVIDLWFSVQASADTVTADTIQSLIAHADFDWNTPNRVRSVVSAFTSQPTTLWTAEGLELYIGVIKKLDDANPVLASRLLQVLARWNTLAEPRRQMAHERLIELQKQASSKHVLESLNSVLGSASE